Proteins from a genomic interval of Streptomyces fodineus:
- a CDS encoding HesA/MoeB/ThiF family protein, with protein MGRYDRHALITGWDQQRLAAATVVVCGVGALGSQLAQALALAGVGRLVLCDPDDVSESNLSRAPLFRAADIGRPKAPTAARRLAELSPVTRAEARTSPLVSGVGLAELRDASLVVSCLDSLAARLQLAGRCLLVGAPLLDGGTSAWGGEIRLYEPAGPCFGCGLNPRDRAAQDDPWACADAVVPEAGASAPVSALIGSWLAVTAVRLLCGAPTSPGVIRVDAAGGTATPVTVRRDPDCPLHSRIPAELVAPVPDTVLSTPAELTDHLAPEETVMTWAPLPGSTPTRESTRLADAPPGARLADLGVAPREILPVLSTGRTRAIRYLELAEAGGKGTPR; from the coding sequence ATGGGGCGCTACGACCGGCACGCCCTCATCACCGGCTGGGACCAGCAGCGGCTGGCCGCGGCCACCGTCGTGGTGTGCGGAGTGGGCGCCCTGGGCAGCCAGTTGGCGCAGGCGCTCGCCCTGGCCGGGGTCGGCCGGCTGGTGCTGTGCGACCCCGACGACGTCTCGGAGTCCAACCTCAGCCGCGCCCCGCTGTTCCGCGCCGCCGACATCGGCCGGCCCAAGGCACCCACCGCGGCCCGCCGGCTCGCCGAACTGTCCCCGGTGACCCGGGCCGAGGCCCGGACCTCCCCCCTGGTCAGCGGGGTGGGCCTGGCGGAACTGCGGGACGCCTCGCTGGTCGTCAGCTGCCTGGACAGCCTCGCCGCCCGGCTCCAGCTCGCCGGCCGCTGCCTCCTGGTCGGCGCGCCGCTGCTGGACGGCGGCACCAGCGCCTGGGGCGGCGAGATACGGCTGTACGAGCCGGCCGGGCCCTGCTTCGGCTGCGGCCTCAACCCCCGCGACCGCGCCGCCCAGGACGACCCGTGGGCCTGCGCCGACGCCGTCGTACCCGAGGCCGGCGCCTCGGCACCCGTCTCCGCGCTGATCGGCTCCTGGCTGGCGGTGACCGCGGTCCGCCTGCTGTGCGGCGCGCCCACCAGCCCCGGCGTGATCCGGGTGGACGCCGCCGGCGGTACGGCGACCCCGGTCACCGTGCGCCGCGACCCCGACTGCCCGCTGCACAGCCGTATCCCCGCCGAGCTGGTGGCTCCCGTTCCGGACACGGTGCTGTCCACCCCGGCCGAACTGACCGACCATCTGGCCCCCGAGGAGACCGTGATGACCTGGGCGCCGCTGCCCGGCTCCACGCCCACCCGCGAGTCCACCCGGCTCGCCGACGCGCCCCCGGGCGCCCGGCTGGCCGATCTGGGGGTGGCCCCGCGCGAGATCCTGCCGGTCCTCTCGACCGGCCGCACCCGCGCAATCCGCTACCTGGAACTGGCCGAGGCCGGCGGGAAGGGAACGCCCCGATGA
- a CDS encoding JAB N-terminal domain-containing protein — protein MSEENRAGAATVLLYKGASFDLVGKMTLSSLMVEALRRDLPGGEPEEPLIMHLRYVRRPDPRLVDGPRTIHNLRSQIGRLGVIVSQGGETLIDREYPVRELLGPVLQHVVQQLDPDESVWGFCIDHPSLSGLALGRSTPEVEGTMDLNLRESRRSFTVRKVAEPPVPGVDPAELGIDAAGLGQVTVLLSRDIHGHLHEMKLSRRLEEGGFLLGKVLRVLDPDRSGQAGDEGEAPADRYLVEINEVTPAEHSGAGALHFTFTGDSFREVNQRITASGQDRQLMGWYHTHLFSGNESGLSSIDVDLHLGTFQQPWQVAGLINLSGDDRLLRFYARSGDSVRECGQWVKDDRGRYRLARAVVGDGR, from the coding sequence ATGAGTGAGGAGAACCGCGCCGGCGCGGCCACGGTGCTGCTCTACAAGGGCGCCTCCTTCGACCTGGTGGGCAAGATGACCCTCTCCTCGCTGATGGTCGAGGCACTGCGCCGGGACCTGCCCGGCGGCGAGCCGGAGGAGCCGCTGATCATGCATCTGCGGTACGTGCGCAGGCCCGATCCCCGGCTGGTGGACGGCCCGCGCACGATCCACAACCTGCGCAGCCAGATCGGCCGGCTCGGGGTGATCGTCTCCCAGGGCGGAGAGACCCTCATCGACCGCGAGTACCCGGTGCGCGAGCTGCTCGGCCCGGTCCTGCAGCACGTGGTGCAGCAACTCGACCCCGACGAGAGCGTGTGGGGCTTCTGCATCGACCACCCCTCGCTCAGCGGACTGGCCCTCGGCCGCTCGACCCCCGAGGTCGAGGGCACCATGGACCTCAACCTCCGTGAGAGCAGGCGCAGTTTCACCGTCCGCAAGGTGGCCGAACCGCCGGTGCCCGGGGTCGACCCGGCCGAGCTGGGCATCGACGCCGCCGGACTCGGCCAGGTGACGGTCCTGCTGTCCCGGGACATCCACGGCCATCTGCACGAGATGAAGCTCTCCCGCAGACTGGAGGAGGGCGGCTTCCTGCTCGGCAAGGTGCTGCGCGTCCTCGACCCGGACCGTTCCGGGCAGGCGGGCGACGAGGGCGAGGCCCCCGCCGACCGCTATCTGGTGGAGATCAACGAGGTCACCCCGGCCGAGCACTCGGGCGCCGGAGCGCTGCACTTCACCTTCACCGGGGACTCCTTCCGCGAGGTGAACCAGCGCATCACCGCCTCCGGGCAGGACCGGCAGCTGATGGGCTGGTACCACACCCATCTGTTCTCGGGGAACGAGTCGGGTCTGTCGAGCATCGACGTCGACCTGCACCTCGGCACGTTCCAGCAGCCCTGGCAGGTGGCCGGACTGATCAATCTCAGCGGCGACGACCGGCTGCTGCGTTTCTACGCACGCTCCGGTGACTCGGTGCGCGAATGCGGACAGTGGGTGAAAGATGACCGCGGTCGATACCGCCTTGCGCGTGCTGTTGTGGGCGACGGCCGCTGA
- a CDS encoding LytR/AlgR family response regulator transcription factor, with product MSASDTALRVLAVDDEEPALAELLYLLGEDPRVGSVVPAAGPTQALRMLGRAVQDGPHGAHAVDVVFLDIDMPGLNGLELARLIGAFADPPLIVFVTAHDDFAVRAFDLQAVDYLLKPLRKERFAEAVRRVAELVRAGRGPRPAALGATGPDPAPALGDHVPVELGGVTRFVPIADITHVEAQGDYARLHTQHGSHLVRVALSTLEEQWRARGFVRIHRSRLVALGRIDELRLDGGNVTVRVGDRVLAVSRRNARELRDLLARHAAGRFR from the coding sequence ATGAGCGCGAGCGACACCGCCTTGCGTGTGCTGGCGGTGGACGACGAGGAGCCCGCGCTCGCGGAGCTGCTGTACCTGCTGGGCGAGGATCCGCGGGTCGGCAGCGTGGTACCCGCGGCGGGACCGACCCAGGCGCTGCGCATGCTCGGCCGGGCCGTGCAGGACGGTCCGCACGGCGCTCACGCCGTCGACGTCGTCTTCCTCGACATCGACATGCCGGGCCTGAACGGCCTCGAACTGGCCCGGCTGATCGGCGCGTTCGCCGACCCCCCGCTGATCGTCTTCGTCACCGCCCACGACGACTTCGCGGTCCGCGCCTTCGATCTCCAGGCCGTCGACTACCTCCTCAAGCCCCTGCGCAAGGAGCGTTTCGCCGAGGCCGTACGGCGGGTCGCCGAACTGGTCCGGGCCGGGCGGGGACCCCGCCCGGCCGCGCTCGGCGCGACCGGGCCCGATCCGGCGCCCGCCCTCGGCGATCACGTCCCCGTGGAACTGGGCGGCGTGACCCGGTTCGTCCCCATCGCCGACATCACCCATGTCGAGGCACAGGGCGACTACGCGCGGCTGCACACCCAGCACGGCAGCCACCTGGTGCGCGTCGCGCTGTCCACCCTGGAGGAACAGTGGCGCGCCCGCGGGTTCGTGCGCATCCACCGCAGCCGGCTCGTCGCACTCGGCCGCATCGACGAACTCCGGCTGGACGGCGGCAATGTGACCGTACGGGTCGGCGACCGCGTCCTCGCCGTCAGCCGGCGCAACGCCCGGGAACTGCGGGACCTGCTGGCCAGACACGCGGCGGGCCGGTTCCGTTGA
- a CDS encoding CHAT domain-containing protein codes for MASPTWTQLRDAGAFETLGELFPDVLSSHAFLEDIGISPALLPPFAPPLPAASWWRTVCRTVDQGRFRDVTLGGLVDAVAAQYPGHAGLAALTGRGAATALRVLCLMSAPLDEARLRLGAEQRVIREAADRSAGRLTVVVQPAARVSDVLPRLQAVRPHVVHFAGHGTRGGRLLLEDETGTSAPVPVDVLAEVLALHGPLDCVVLNSCWGRFATSLLGCAGTVVGTHGELGDAAALAFAKGFYDSLAHSGLIDRAFEAGRAALALEGHTSDGVFQLSRRGHAA; via the coding sequence ATGGCCAGTCCGACGTGGACACAACTGCGCGATGCCGGCGCATTCGAAACACTGGGCGAATTATTTCCGGACGTACTCAGCAGTCACGCATTTCTCGAGGACATCGGAATCAGCCCCGCCCTGCTGCCGCCGTTCGCCCCGCCCCTGCCCGCCGCCTCCTGGTGGCGCACGGTGTGCCGGACCGTGGACCAGGGCCGCTTCAGGGACGTCACGCTCGGCGGCCTCGTCGACGCGGTGGCCGCCCAGTACCCCGGGCACGCCGGCCTCGCCGCGCTCACCGGCCGGGGCGCGGCCACCGCACTGCGGGTGCTGTGCCTGATGTCCGCGCCGCTGGACGAGGCCAGGCTGCGGCTGGGCGCCGAGCAGCGCGTCATCCGGGAGGCGGCGGACCGCTCCGCGGGCCGGCTGACGGTGGTGGTCCAGCCGGCGGCCCGGGTGTCCGACGTCCTGCCCCGGCTCCAGGCGGTACGGCCGCACGTCGTGCACTTCGCCGGACACGGCACGCGAGGCGGGCGGCTGCTCCTCGAGGACGAGACGGGCACCTCCGCGCCGGTCCCGGTGGACGTCCTGGCCGAGGTGCTCGCCCTGCACGGGCCGCTCGACTGCGTCGTCCTCAACTCCTGCTGGGGGAGGTTCGCGACCTCCCTGCTCGGCTGCGCCGGCACCGTCGTCGGCACCCACGGAGAGCTCGGTGACGCCGCCGCGCTCGCCTTCGCCAAGGGCTTCTACGACTCCCTGGCCCACTCCGGCCTCATCGACCGGGCGTTCGAGGCCGGCCGCGCGGCCCTCGCTCTGGAGGGTCACACATCGGACGGGGTCTTCCAGCTCTCCCGAAGGGGCCACGCCGCATGA
- a CDS encoding protein kinase domain-containing protein — MITCGGRDAGKSIFEIDFDQQGVSARDGFRERRGLLVHGGGEHVVQRIAHSDAARRELERTIRTADVLVRRLGVLGYPPELSRIIGYRPDGRAPFLVATRRGRPLSEMGDRLPLAAGQLWAVVDGILAVLRHLGDLRLVHRDIRPETLWWDGTTVQLADFGLTVDEGEPRGGTAGADPWRSPEQAKGQGRADCRDDVYSAGAVIFHLATGEEATGAADMRDRVRWLDSSLRNLLEGVFTDEARQRVSAYTLRLRRGTQPGFTDTSDFQRPPSVSELEQQARQHFRELRARQQAFHQQQQRRPSYPQPPARPPGSRKVLPVDVRRFAVLSFAVGVTILGVLIALVLALA, encoded by the coding sequence ATGATCACCTGTGGTGGCCGCGATGCCGGAAAATCGATCTTCGAGATCGATTTTGATCAGCAGGGAGTCAGTGCCCGGGACGGATTCCGGGAGCGCCGCGGTCTGCTGGTGCACGGCGGCGGGGAGCATGTCGTCCAGCGCATCGCCCACAGCGACGCGGCGCGCCGGGAGCTGGAACGGACCATCAGGACGGCCGACGTGCTGGTGCGCCGGCTCGGCGTCCTCGGCTATCCGCCCGAGCTGAGCCGCATCATCGGCTACCGTCCGGACGGCCGGGCGCCCTTCCTGGTCGCCACCCGGCGCGGCCGGCCGCTGTCCGAGATGGGCGACCGGTTACCCCTCGCCGCGGGCCAGTTGTGGGCCGTCGTGGACGGCATCCTCGCGGTACTGCGGCACCTCGGGGACCTGCGTCTGGTGCACCGGGACATCCGGCCCGAGACCCTGTGGTGGGACGGGACCACGGTGCAGCTGGCCGACTTCGGTCTCACGGTGGACGAGGGCGAGCCACGCGGCGGGACGGCCGGCGCCGACCCGTGGCGGTCCCCGGAGCAGGCCAAGGGCCAGGGCCGGGCCGACTGCCGGGACGACGTGTACTCCGCCGGCGCGGTCATCTTCCATCTCGCCACCGGAGAGGAGGCCACCGGCGCGGCGGACATGCGCGACCGGGTGCGCTGGCTCGACTCCAGCCTGCGCAACCTGCTGGAGGGGGTCTTCACCGACGAGGCGCGCCAACGCGTGAGCGCGTACACGCTCCGGCTGCGCCGCGGCACCCAGCCGGGATTCACGGACACCTCCGACTTCCAGCGCCCGCCCAGTGTCTCCGAGCTCGAACAGCAGGCCCGCCAGCACTTCCGTGAACTGCGCGCCCGGCAGCAGGCCTTCCACCAGCAGCAGCAGCGCAGACCGTCGTATCCGCAGCCGCCGGCCCGCCCCCCGGGCAGCCGCAAGGTCCTGCCCGTCGACGTCCGGCGGTTCGCCGTCCTGTCCTTCGCCGTGGGCGTCACGATCCTCGGCGTGCTGATCGCCCTCGTCCTGGCGCTGGCCTGA
- a CDS encoding effector-associated domain EAD1-containing protein has translation MTYDTGKLPTEIKRELVDLLAELYRTQNQAEEVLEDMDFPPQARPRWDAGQEVVAYWRQVVRALELGAVQRDGVQQLLDTVLRRWPGNQVLQKIRAFLDEEEREQGAAAGNADTLYRTVEFVGSEAYPELLRLVRELIDADAVQLYAGHRQAAFRVAAMPPDRLEELRERAAPIAPGVEVLYGEYDFRPTLYTRLEVMGPDGQQFEIPYVPNTTLPSELVPAVWAQYRPEVAQDANGHLLRAVVDYRDEGGEAQRLDPEQPLYNQGVRDGGRLQMSAESTAGVDSWLRFEALARARDDIVDFAAEHDEFTLVSMDDDKLPVEYTAQLHVPGFAPPDDLDSWPLEPRRIDQHELVVWMPSEFPIQAPRVRWRSDVFHPNIARDEDRKGAVCLGPLMTDYTPDLSMYSLCQMLIDMARYRNYEILPHDYKMAMDFDSLVQDIIERGGYLDGDAAAWAFSWEGQERIKEIGGTTWLARAGLTERADRSRFLQLQRVEATPDE, from the coding sequence ATGACCTACGACACGGGCAAGCTGCCCACCGAGATCAAACGCGAGCTGGTCGACCTGCTGGCCGAGCTCTACCGCACCCAGAACCAGGCCGAGGAAGTCCTGGAGGACATGGACTTCCCGCCGCAGGCCCGGCCCCGCTGGGACGCGGGCCAGGAGGTCGTCGCCTACTGGCGGCAGGTGGTGCGCGCGCTGGAGCTGGGGGCCGTACAGCGCGACGGCGTCCAGCAGTTGCTGGACACGGTGCTGCGCCGCTGGCCGGGCAACCAGGTCCTGCAGAAGATCCGCGCCTTCCTCGACGAGGAGGAGCGGGAGCAGGGCGCCGCCGCCGGGAATGCCGACACACTGTACCGGACGGTGGAGTTCGTCGGCAGCGAGGCCTATCCCGAACTGCTCAGGCTGGTGCGCGAGCTGATCGACGCCGACGCCGTCCAGCTGTACGCAGGCCACCGGCAGGCCGCCTTCCGGGTCGCCGCGATGCCCCCGGACCGGCTGGAGGAGCTGCGCGAGCGGGCCGCGCCCATCGCACCCGGCGTCGAGGTCCTCTACGGCGAGTACGACTTCCGCCCGACCCTGTACACCCGCCTGGAGGTCATGGGCCCCGACGGCCAGCAGTTCGAGATCCCCTACGTGCCCAACACGACCCTGCCGAGCGAACTCGTCCCGGCCGTCTGGGCGCAGTACCGGCCCGAGGTGGCCCAGGACGCCAACGGGCACCTGCTGCGCGCCGTCGTCGACTACCGCGACGAGGGCGGCGAGGCCCAACGACTCGACCCCGAACAGCCGCTGTACAACCAGGGCGTGCGCGACGGCGGCCGGCTGCAGATGTCCGCCGAGTCGACGGCCGGTGTCGACAGCTGGCTGCGCTTCGAGGCGCTGGCCCGGGCCCGCGACGACATCGTCGACTTCGCCGCCGAGCACGACGAGTTCACGCTCGTCTCCATGGACGACGACAAACTCCCCGTCGAGTACACGGCGCAGCTGCACGTCCCCGGCTTCGCCCCGCCCGACGACCTGGACTCCTGGCCGCTCGAACCACGCCGTATCGACCAGCACGAACTGGTCGTCTGGATGCCCTCCGAATTCCCCATCCAGGCCCCGCGGGTGCGCTGGCGCTCGGATGTGTTCCATCCGAACATCGCCCGCGACGAGGACCGCAAGGGCGCGGTCTGCCTCGGCCCGCTGATGACGGACTACACCCCGGACCTCAGCATGTACTCCCTGTGCCAGATGCTCATCGACATGGCGCGCTACCGCAACTACGAGATCCTGCCGCACGACTACAAGATGGCCATGGACTTCGACAGCCTCGTACAGGACATCATCGAGCGCGGCGGATACCTCGACGGGGACGCCGCCGCCTGGGCGTTCTCCTGGGAGGGCCAGGAGCGCATCAAGGAGATCGGCGGCACCACCTGGCTGGCCCGGGCGGGCCTGACCGAACGGGCCGACCGCTCCCGGTTCCTTCAGCTCCAGCGTGTGGAGGCGACCCCGGATGAGTGA
- a CDS encoding ATP-binding protein — MTTSVRRISVVAPDEAWLAALRRQPPHITVEQALASGPYLLTLPLPPGWNLLSWETVSPELLLQTELPHGTPLYAPAYASTVPAQPDLTKRPGPDGTGEPHREQAPPETPVYRHPQPADLHEDQATVLAYGRDIAQVASLLRARLSVLVVAEKPVVPHLWREMASRAGLRAEVLEEPPENDDDGEPEEQPRPGDPLVPVQQNPRQRLLARLRELVRGLNDDTVLVVQHLDLLAGGADGQLSPEAREVTELLHGAPERVMLAFAAPSLSVPEVLAERFSTRVTITGVPRTVWFRDDQEEQPLGRALVTVREAERFDRYDPIEFYKHVAGMNPVLLRQAMRYAVSVHKDHPAPVARDLYSTIRAFKAQMSSNFEVPDVGFDDIAGYDEVKAHIQRAIDIVMGHHRLPPEHDHLRTKLIPRGFIFHGPPGTGKTLFAKAIANRMNATILVVSGPEVMGTYVGESERNVREIFAEARRNAPSVVVFDEFDSIASRRSEHSDGGTRAGNAVVAQILTEMDGFRPEVPTLVIGTTNRLNLIDEALLRPSRFESIAIDLPNDEARLKMISLHAAKFGIDVSGGVDELIASALRGRNGDDIHSVFRDAFVAAHFQDPPVPPTPEQLGQIVGRLQRKRREQRRSGRR, encoded by the coding sequence ATGACCACGTCCGTGCGCCGTATCTCCGTCGTCGCCCCGGACGAGGCGTGGCTGGCGGCGCTGCGGCGGCAGCCGCCGCACATCACCGTCGAACAGGCCCTGGCCTCGGGGCCGTACCTGCTGACCCTCCCGCTGCCGCCGGGCTGGAACCTGCTGAGCTGGGAGACCGTTTCACCGGAGCTGCTGCTCCAGACCGAGCTGCCGCACGGCACTCCGCTCTACGCACCGGCGTACGCGTCGACCGTGCCCGCGCAGCCCGACCTGACCAAGCGGCCGGGCCCGGACGGTACCGGCGAGCCGCACCGGGAGCAGGCCCCGCCCGAGACACCCGTGTACCGGCACCCGCAGCCGGCGGACCTCCACGAGGACCAGGCCACCGTCCTCGCCTACGGCCGTGACATCGCCCAGGTCGCCTCGCTGCTGCGCGCCCGGTTGTCCGTGCTGGTCGTCGCGGAGAAGCCGGTGGTGCCGCACCTGTGGCGGGAGATGGCCTCCCGGGCGGGACTGCGCGCGGAGGTGCTGGAGGAGCCCCCCGAGAACGACGACGACGGCGAGCCGGAGGAGCAGCCGCGGCCCGGTGACCCGCTCGTCCCGGTGCAGCAGAACCCCCGCCAGCGCCTGCTGGCCCGGCTGCGCGAGCTGGTGCGCGGACTCAACGACGACACCGTGCTCGTCGTACAGCACCTCGATCTGCTCGCCGGCGGCGCCGACGGACAGCTCTCGCCGGAGGCCAGGGAGGTGACCGAGCTGCTGCACGGGGCGCCCGAGCGGGTGATGCTCGCCTTCGCCGCGCCCTCCCTGTCGGTGCCCGAGGTGCTGGCCGAGCGGTTCAGCACCCGCGTCACGATCACCGGTGTCCCGCGCACCGTCTGGTTCCGTGACGACCAGGAGGAACAGCCGCTCGGCCGGGCCCTGGTGACGGTGCGCGAGGCGGAGCGCTTCGACCGGTACGACCCCATCGAGTTCTACAAGCACGTCGCCGGCATGAACCCGGTGCTGCTGCGCCAGGCCATGCGCTACGCCGTGAGCGTCCACAAGGACCACCCGGCGCCGGTCGCCCGCGACCTGTACTCCACGATCCGGGCGTTCAAGGCCCAGATGTCGAGCAACTTCGAGGTGCCGGACGTCGGTTTCGACGACATCGCCGGCTACGACGAGGTGAAGGCCCACATCCAGCGGGCCATCGACATCGTGATGGGCCACCACCGGCTGCCTCCGGAGCACGACCACCTGCGCACCAAGCTGATCCCGCGCGGCTTCATCTTCCACGGCCCGCCCGGCACCGGTAAGACCCTGTTCGCGAAGGCGATCGCCAACCGGATGAACGCCACCATCCTCGTGGTGTCCGGCCCGGAGGTCATGGGCACCTACGTCGGCGAGAGCGAGCGCAACGTCCGGGAGATCTTCGCCGAGGCGCGCCGCAACGCCCCCTCGGTGGTGGTCTTCGACGAGTTCGACTCCATCGCCTCGCGCCGCTCGGAGCACTCCGACGGCGGCACCCGGGCCGGCAACGCCGTGGTCGCCCAGATCCTCACCGAGATGGACGGCTTCCGGCCGGAGGTGCCGACCCTGGTGATCGGCACCACCAACCGGCTCAACCTGATCGACGAGGCGCTGCTGCGGCCGAGCCGCTTCGAGAGCATCGCCATCGACCTGCCCAACGACGAGGCCCGGCTGAAGATGATCAGCCTGCACGCGGCGAAGTTCGGCATCGACGTCAGCGGCGGCGTCGACGAGCTGATCGCGTCGGCGCTGCGCGGCCGCAACGGCGACGACATCCACTCGGTCTTCCGGGACGCCTTCGTCGCCGCCCACTTCCAGGATCCACCCGTGCCGCCCACCCCCGAGCAACTGGGCCAGATCGTCGGCCGGTTGCAGCGCAAGCGGCGCGAGCAGCGCCGGTCGGGAAGGCGCTGA
- a CDS encoding AAA family ATPase, translating into MSWGQDTVDTIRDLEYVRRRLDGEFVGRDRAVRLLQLAVVCREHALLLGPTGTAKSELISALARHIEARHFSYLLTRFTEPSEIFGALDFEQFRQGTYQVRTEGMLPKAELVFLDEVFQGSSAILNTLLTLLNERRYHNGARAEIAPLISLLGATNEIPDDPGLTAFSDRFLIRLQVEPVGGTDLERLLQVGWDHESRRFTAAVQAAEQARGTDPPARTRTDHTSGTVTVARLGRLTLRLKDVDLTPVLGEHRELVRQLLIQGVRLSDRRLVRSLKLVAGSALLRESRTAEPVDLWPLAHIWTDPADRTTVEEAVQAVVEKHGGEPARRRRPDHEILLDAREIGAPLTADRRPSEWSVVEGLHKLADLSRELREHPPVNTQTEAELSRIIAEVNALLDQFE; encoded by the coding sequence GTGAGCTGGGGCCAGGACACCGTAGACACCATCAGGGACCTGGAGTACGTGCGGCGGCGGCTCGACGGCGAGTTCGTCGGCCGCGACCGCGCCGTACGGCTGCTGCAGCTCGCCGTGGTCTGCCGGGAACACGCACTGCTGCTCGGCCCCACCGGCACCGCCAAGAGCGAGCTGATCTCCGCCCTCGCCCGGCACATCGAGGCCCGCCACTTCAGCTATCTGCTCACCCGGTTCACCGAGCCGTCGGAGATCTTCGGCGCGCTGGACTTCGAGCAGTTCCGGCAGGGCACGTACCAGGTGCGCACCGAGGGCATGCTGCCGAAGGCCGAACTCGTCTTCCTGGACGAGGTGTTCCAGGGCAGCAGCGCCATCCTCAACACCCTGCTCACCCTGCTCAACGAACGCCGCTACCACAACGGCGCCCGCGCCGAGATCGCCCCGCTGATCAGCCTGCTCGGCGCCACCAACGAGATCCCCGACGATCCCGGCCTGACCGCGTTCTCGGACCGCTTCCTGATCCGGCTCCAGGTCGAACCGGTCGGCGGCACCGATCTGGAGCGGCTGCTCCAGGTGGGCTGGGACCACGAGAGCCGCCGGTTCACCGCCGCCGTCCAGGCCGCCGAACAGGCCCGGGGCACCGACCCGCCCGCCCGCACCCGTACCGACCACACCTCGGGCACGGTCACCGTGGCACGGCTGGGCCGGCTCACCCTGCGGCTCAAGGACGTCGACCTGACCCCGGTCCTCGGCGAACACCGGGAACTGGTACGGCAGTTGCTGATCCAGGGCGTGCGGCTCTCGGACCGCCGGCTGGTGCGCAGCCTGAAACTGGTCGCCGGGTCCGCGCTGCTGCGCGAGTCGCGCACCGCCGAGCCCGTCGACCTGTGGCCGCTGGCCCACATCTGGACCGACCCGGCCGACCGCACCACGGTGGAGGAGGCCGTACAGGCCGTGGTGGAGAAGCACGGCGGGGAGCCGGCCCGGCGCCGCCGCCCCGACCACGAGATCCTGCTCGACGCCCGGGAGATCGGCGCCCCGCTGACCGCGGACCGGCGGCCCAGCGAGTGGAGCGTCGTCGAGGGGCTCCACAAACTCGCCGACCTGTCACGGGAGTTGAGGGAGCATCCACCCGTGAACACCCAGACCGAGGCAGAGCTGTCTCGTATCATTGCCGAAGTGAACGCCCTGCTCGACCAGTTCGAGTGA